One window of the Lactococcus lactis genome contains the following:
- a CDS encoding histidine phosphatase family protein codes for MLEIYLIRHGQTKWNLEKKMQGSLNSDLTVEGVEQAVSLGKELNKHYFNHIYSSTSPRALETSRLIFGDEKKTSSDLLGEIAMGAWEGKTYQEIEKLAPLEWNNFFNHPFNYFPSKDGESFAQLEARLKVFIKEEGLRERSGKIAIVSHRITIRMLISLLLNNKELYGEMDLSSTSLSIIEIENKNAKLKLLNSTAHY; via the coding sequence ATGCTAGAAATTTATTTAATACGACATGGACAAACAAAGTGGAATCTCGAAAAGAAAATGCAAGGTTCACTCAATTCTGATTTGACAGTTGAAGGAGTTGAGCAAGCAGTATCATTAGGAAAAGAACTGAATAAACACTATTTTAATCATATTTACTCAAGTACAAGTCCTAGAGCTCTGGAAACTTCTCGACTAATATTTGGTGATGAAAAGAAAACTTCATCAGATTTGCTAGGTGAAATCGCTATGGGCGCGTGGGAAGGAAAAACTTATCAAGAAATTGAAAAACTCGCCCCTCTAGAATGGAATAATTTCTTTAATCATCCCTTTAATTACTTTCCCTCTAAAGATGGTGAATCATTTGCTCAACTAGAAGCTCGACTAAAAGTTTTTATCAAAGAAGAAGGACTCAGGGAGCGCTCAGGCAAAATCGCAATCGTTTCTCATCGCATAACGATTAGAATGCTGATTTCTCTCTTATTAAACAATAAAGAACTCTATGGCGAGATGGATCTTAGCTCGACATCATTGAGTATCATCGAAATAGAAAATAAAAATGCAAAATTAAAGCTCTTAAACTCTACGGCGCATTATTAA
- a CDS encoding HAD family hydrolase, whose protein sequence is MIKLVLTDLDGTFLNKSGSFDQSYYEKVKTIMDQNNVIFAPCTGKQCERVEELFDTDISKNIWILGDSATRIKHEGKYIYESLLPNKLGLQIIEKLENIASDHIIIACTPTAAYIKSTVSEEDAQKIRKSYAVVKKQADLQNIEEDFVKITVFDQKLRAFENVKELSEFEAQAYIVASEAAWIDISNYNVHKGTTVQALQHILGVTKEETIAFGDGLNDIELLEAAGCSFAVNNAFDIVKEKADFITKSNEESGVLQTIEKLLLLQK, encoded by the coding sequence ATGATTAAACTTGTACTTACAGATTTAGATGGTACTTTCTTAAACAAAAGCGGTAGTTTTGATCAGTCTTACTATGAGAAAGTTAAGACAATAATGGATCAGAATAATGTTATTTTTGCCCCCTGTACTGGTAAACAATGCGAGCGGGTTGAAGAACTCTTTGATACCGATATTTCTAAAAATATCTGGATATTGGGTGATAGTGCAACACGAATTAAACATGAAGGTAAATATATTTATGAGTCCTTATTACCAAACAAGTTAGGACTTCAAATTATTGAAAAACTAGAAAATATTGCATCAGATCATATTATTATCGCTTGTACCCCAACCGCTGCCTATATCAAGTCAACGGTCTCTGAAGAGGATGCTCAAAAAATAAGAAAATCATATGCTGTCGTCAAAAAACAGGCAGATTTACAAAATATTGAGGAAGACTTTGTAAAAATAACCGTTTTTGATCAAAAACTGAGAGCATTTGAAAATGTTAAAGAGCTGTCCGAATTTGAAGCGCAAGCCTATATCGTGGCCTCAGAAGCAGCATGGATTGATATTTCCAACTATAATGTTCACAAAGGAACGACCGTTCAAGCACTACAACATATTCTTGGGGTAACAAAAGAAGAAACAATTGCCTTTGGCGATGGACTCAATGATATTGAACTATTAGAAGCCGCTGGCTGTAGCTTTGCCGTTAATAACGCCTTTGACATCGTAAAAGAAAAAGCTGATTTCATAACAAAATCAAATGAAGAGAGTGGCGTTCTTCAAACAATTGAAAAGTTGTTACTTTTACAAAAATGA
- a CDS encoding Cof-type HAD-IIB family hydrolase — translation MIKAIAVDMDGTFLNSNNDYDRKAFLELFKKLKAKEVRFVVASGNQYAQISSFFPEIWEEITFVSENGGLVFEKGNLLIKKTIAKPIIQDTLTLLENTSYKVGIILCGVQSAYILKSENTVLKKEAAKYYFALKEIDSFQDLPDDEWVKIALQLEDKNAFSIIDLMNEKNNSQLKAVYSGHGSVDLIANEVNKGNTLKHLLNQWEIKPEQFLAFGDSNNDLEMLELAGYSYSMANASKQVNQVAKYQAPSNDENGVISTINALFDKLG, via the coding sequence ATGATTAAAGCAATCGCCGTAGATATGGATGGGACCTTTCTTAATTCAAATAATGACTACGACAGAAAAGCATTCCTTGAACTCTTTAAAAAATTAAAAGCGAAAGAAGTGAGATTTGTGGTAGCAAGTGGAAATCAGTACGCTCAAATAAGTTCTTTTTTTCCAGAAATTTGGGAAGAAATAACATTTGTTTCAGAAAATGGCGGACTCGTATTTGAAAAGGGAAATTTATTAATAAAAAAGACCATTGCTAAGCCAATTATTCAGGATACTTTGACTCTTTTAGAAAATACTTCCTACAAAGTTGGAATTATTCTTTGTGGTGTACAATCTGCCTATATCCTCAAGAGCGAAAACACTGTTTTGAAAAAGGAAGCAGCAAAATACTATTTTGCACTCAAAGAAATCGATTCATTTCAAGACCTTCCAGATGATGAATGGGTAAAAATTGCCCTTCAATTAGAGGATAAAAATGCTTTTTCGATTATTGATTTAATGAATGAAAAGAATAATTCTCAACTAAAAGCCGTATATAGTGGACATGGAAGTGTTGATTTGATTGCAAACGAAGTAAACAAAGGGAACACACTTAAGCATTTATTGAATCAATGGGAAATCAAGCCCGAGCAATTTCTAGCTTTTGGTGATAGCAATAATGATTTAGAAATGTTAGAGCTCGCCGGCTATAGTTATTCTATGGCTAATGCAAGTAAACAAGTGAATCAAGTAGCAAAATATCAAGCACCATCAAATGACGAAAACGGAGTAATTTCTACTATCAATGCTTTATTTGATAAATTAGGCTAA
- a CDS encoding sugar O-acetyltransferase has product MAVDFDYQEMLLGNLYLAGNILPENKSIHGKKIIQKINNTPIEEKETIVALERQVFGETGDNLYVTPPFQVDYGRHVEIGNNFYANMDCIFLDINKIKIGNNVMVGPRVSFYTAGHPIDPQIRIEELEFGLPITVEDNVWIGGSATILPGVTIGKNSIIAAGAVVTKDVAANTIFGGNPAQLIRAINEEDNHYWNKKKEEYQSRLKEK; this is encoded by the coding sequence TTGGCAGTTGATTTTGATTATCAAGAGATGTTGTTAGGTAACTTATACCTTGCTGGGAATATTTTGCCAGAAAACAAATCTATCCACGGCAAGAAGATTATCCAAAAAATCAATAATACTCCGATTGAAGAAAAAGAAACAATCGTTGCTTTAGAACGGCAAGTTTTTGGGGAAACAGGGGACAACCTTTATGTAACTCCCCCGTTTCAAGTGGATTATGGCAGACACGTAGAAATTGGAAATAATTTCTATGCAAATATGGATTGTATTTTCTTAGATATTAATAAAATAAAGATTGGCAATAATGTTATGGTGGGTCCACGTGTCAGTTTTTATACGGCAGGTCATCCAATAGATCCTCAAATTAGAATAGAAGAACTTGAATTTGGCTTGCCTATCACGGTTGAAGATAATGTATGGATTGGTGGGAGTGCCACTATCCTTCCAGGAGTCACCATTGGTAAAAACTCAATCATTGCTGCGGGCGCAGTAGTGACGAAAGATGTTGCAGCCAATACAATTTTCGGAGGAAATCCAGCTCAGCTTATCCGAGCAATTAATGAAGAAGACAATCACTATTGGAACAAGAAAAAAGAAGAATATCAATCAAGATTAAAAGAAAAATAG
- a CDS encoding VOC family protein — protein MHIEHVAIYAGDIEKIKAFYEKYFNVTSSDLYHNQKTSFKSYFLTFDSGSRMEVTTKKFLSNRIAESLGYAHIAIAVGDKQAVDEYAERFLKDGYPLLNGPRTTGDGYYEAVIQDPEGNLIELTTTLDEEHKK, from the coding sequence ATGCACATCGAACACGTAGCAATTTATGCTGGGGATATTGAAAAAATAAAAGCTTTTTATGAAAAATATTTTAATGTCACTTCAAGTGATTTATACCATAATCAAAAAACAAGCTTCAAATCTTACTTTTTAACCTTTGACTCAGGAAGTAGAATGGAAGTCACAACAAAAAAATTCTTATCAAATAGAATTGCTGAGAGTTTAGGATATGCCCACATCGCCATTGCAGTAGGTGATAAACAAGCAGTAGATGAATATGCTGAAAGATTTTTAAAAGATGGTTATCCATTACTCAATGGTCCTCGTACTACGGGGGATGGCTATTATGAAGCAGTTATTCAAGATCCTGAAGGGAATTTGATTGAACTCACGACAACACTAGATGAAGAACATAAAAAATAG
- a CDS encoding ROK family protein, which produces MKAYKPKNIKEHNKELISDYIKNAHLPLTIRQISDGTQLSVVTINKLIMELLESDTIKSLDKHAKTGGRFATAYEFNATKELILILQFIENDKNLVVNYHIVDLLGNVIEQKNLKTNNLDELLLNINHFRSVFPQIVLITCGITGVEIDGELRIMDFSPLKNINLAKEIRDSTQIETIIENDINAATLGYALEENEVLSGIYFPEKFPPGSSLIINQTIFKGSNNISGEIKYLPTFRTAEFPLSQNEIYLKVFDSIQTIIAMYAPHQLIIFIPQVWEKLLNIEKIKDELREIFPKGTLPQMEFSSNFSSLYLAGLIKLSLRN; this is translated from the coding sequence ATGAAAGCCTATAAACCTAAAAATATCAAAGAACACAATAAGGAACTAATTTCTGATTACATTAAAAATGCCCATTTACCACTTACAATTCGTCAAATATCAGATGGGACTCAACTAAGTGTTGTTACAATTAATAAACTTATTATGGAACTTCTTGAAAGTGATACCATTAAATCTCTTGATAAACATGCTAAAACTGGCGGTCGTTTTGCAACAGCCTATGAATTTAATGCTACTAAAGAGTTAATACTAATCCTTCAATTTATCGAAAATGATAAAAATTTAGTGGTCAATTATCATATTGTCGATCTTTTGGGAAATGTCATTGAACAAAAAAATTTAAAGACTAATAATTTAGACGAACTTCTGCTTAATATTAATCATTTTAGAAGTGTTTTTCCTCAAATCGTTTTAATTACTTGTGGTATTACTGGGGTTGAGATTGATGGAGAATTACGTATTATGGATTTTTCACCGCTTAAAAATATTAATCTCGCTAAAGAAATTAGAGATTCAACTCAGATTGAAACCATCATTGAAAATGATATTAACGCCGCCACACTAGGCTATGCTTTAGAGGAGAATGAAGTTTTATCAGGCATTTATTTTCCAGAAAAATTTCCGCCGGGTTCTTCTTTGATTATTAATCAAACTATTTTTAAAGGAAGCAATAATATCAGTGGGGAAATAAAATATCTTCCTACTTTTAGAACTGCTGAATTTCCATTGAGTCAAAACGAGATTTATCTAAAAGTATTTGATTCGATTCAAACAATTATCGCAATGTATGCGCCCCATCAATTAATCATCTTTATTCCTCAAGTTTGGGAGAAGCTCTTAAATATAGAAAAAATAAAGGATGAACTCAGAGAGATTTTTCCTAAAGGAACTCTTCCGCAAATGGAATTTTCTTCCAACTTCTCTAGTTTATATTTGGCAGGCTTAATTAAGTTGTCTTTGAGAAACTAA
- a CDS encoding alpha-keto acid decarboxylase family protein, translated as MYTVGDYLLDRLHELGIEEIFGVPGDYNLQFLDQIISRKDMKWVGNANELNASYMADGYARTKKAAAFLTTFGVGELSAVNGLAGSYAENLPVVEIVGSPTSKVQNEGKFVHHTLADGDFKHFMKMHEPVTAARTLLTAENATVEIDRVLSALLKERKPVYINLPVDVAAAKAEKPSLPLKKENSTSNTSDQEILNKIQESLKNAKKPIVITGHEIISFGLEKTVSQFISKTKLPITTLNFGKSSVDEALPSFLGIYNGKLSEPNLKEFVESADFILMLGVKLTDSSTGAFTHHLNENKMISLNIDEGKIFNESIQNFDFESLISSLLDLSEIEYKGKYIDKKQEDFVPSNALLSQDRLWQAVENLTQSNETIVAEQGTSFFGASSIFLKPKSHFIGQPLWGSIGYTFPAALGSQIADKESRHLLFIGDGSLQLTVQELGLAIREKINPICFIINNDGYTVEREIHGPNQSYNDIPMWNYSKLPESFGATEERVVSKIVRTENEFVSVMKEAQADPNRMYWIELILAKEDAPKVLKKMGKLFAEQNKS; from the coding sequence ATGTATACAGTAGGAGATTACCTATTAGACCGATTACACGAGTTAGGAATTGAAGAAATTTTTGGAGTCCCTGGAGACTATAACTTACAATTTTTAGATCAAATTATTTCCCGCAAGGATATGAAATGGGTCGGAAATGCTAATGAATTAAATGCTTCATATATGGCTGATGGCTATGCTCGTACTAAAAAAGCTGCCGCATTTCTTACAACCTTTGGAGTAGGTGAATTGAGTGCAGTTAATGGATTAGCAGGAAGTTACGCCGAAAATTTACCAGTAGTAGAAATAGTGGGATCACCTACATCAAAAGTTCAAAATGAAGGAAAATTTGTTCATCATACGCTGGCTGACGGTGATTTTAAACACTTTATGAAAATGCACGAACCTGTTACAGCAGCTCGAACTTTACTGACAGCAGAAAATGCAACCGTTGAAATTGACCGAGTACTTTCTGCACTATTAAAAGAAAGAAAACCTGTCTATATCAACTTACCAGTTGATGTTGCTGCTGCAAAAGCAGAGAAACCCTCACTCCCTTTGAAAAAAGAAAACTCAACTTCAAATACAAGTGACCAAGAGATCTTGAACAAAATTCAAGAAAGCTTGAAAAATGCCAAAAAACCAATCGTGATTACAGGACATGAAATAATTAGTTTTGGCTTAGAAAAAACAGTCTCTCAATTTATTTCAAAGACAAAACTACCTATTACGACATTAAACTTTGGAAAAAGTTCAGTTGATGAAGCTCTCCCTTCATTTTTAGGAATCTATAATGGTAAACTCTCAGAGCCTAATCTTAAAGAATTCGTGGAATCAGCCGACTTCATCCTGATGCTTGGAGTTAAACTCACAGACTCTTCAACAGGAGCCTTCACTCATCATTTAAATGAAAATAAAATGATTTCACTGAATATAGATGAAGGAAAAATATTTAACGAAAGCATCCAAAATTTTGATTTTGAATCCCTCATCTCCTCTCTCTTAGACCTAAGCGAAATAGAATACAAAGGAAAATATATCGATAAAAAGCAAGAAGACTTTGTTCCATCAAATGCGCTTTTATCACAAGACCGCCTATGGCAAGCAGTTGAAAACCTAACTCAAAGCAATGAAACAATCGTTGCTGAACAAGGGACATCATTCTTTGGCGCTTCATCAATTTTCTTAAAACCAAAGAGTCATTTTATTGGTCAACCCTTATGGGGATCAATTGGATATACATTCCCAGCAGCATTAGGAAGCCAAATTGCAGATAAAGAAAGCAGACACCTTTTATTTATTGGTGATGGTTCACTTCAACTTACGGTGCAAGAATTAGGATTAGCAATCAGAGAAAAAATTAATCCAATTTGCTTTATTATCAATAATGATGGTTATACAGTCGAAAGAGAAATTCATGGACCAAATCAAAGCTACAATGATATTCCAATGTGGAATTACTCAAAATTACCAGAATCATTTGGAGCAACAGAAGAACGAGTAGTCTCGAAAATCGTTAGAACTGAAAATGAATTTGTGTCTGTCATGAAAGAAGCTCAAGCAGATCCAAATAGAATGTACTGGATTGAGTTAATTTTGGCAAAAGAAGATGCACCAAAAGTACTGAAAAAAATGGGCAAACTATTTGCTGAACAAAATAAATCATAA
- a CDS encoding MarR family winged helix-turn-helix transcriptional regulator, with protein MTKENSEVNDNLNFTRDLALFYFGYRAFIKQEDDLVLSYEIRQVHRRIIFFIGRLPGLTVNELLEVLDISKQALNGPMNDLKEKELVHFKPNENDKRIKQLYLTEQGNMLDERMNENQINKMKQYFSESGDKEGSFWTKVMELYANEIGEKYVNRL; from the coding sequence ATGACTAAAGAAAACTCAGAAGTAAACGATAACTTAAATTTTACTAGAGATTTGGCTTTATTTTACTTCGGATACCGTGCATTTATTAAACAAGAGGACGACCTAGTACTTTCTTACGAGATTCGTCAAGTACATCGGCGAATTATATTTTTCATTGGAAGACTTCCTGGCTTGACCGTTAATGAATTACTTGAAGTGCTTGATATTTCTAAACAAGCTTTGAACGGTCCTATGAATGATTTAAAAGAAAAAGAATTGGTTCATTTCAAGCCAAATGAAAATGACAAAAGAATCAAACAGCTTTATCTGACCGAACAAGGAAACATGTTAGATGAACGTATGAATGAAAATCAAATCAATAAAATGAAGCAATATTTTAGTGAATCTGGCGATAAAGAGGGCAGTTTTTGGACTAAGGTCATGGAATTATATGCCAATGAAATTGGTGAAAAATATGTCAATCGTTTATAA
- a CDS encoding LysR family transcriptional regulator has translation MNTHQLEIFYHVAKFQSISRAAEALYMSQPAVSSQIKKLESAYGVHLIEKNGQGIQLTALGIQLYEIIRSFFENAIVSAESLLKNSSVLRISGNFLMTNFVIPQIFDHETNQANLIIKSTSSFNALTELKNGYCDLALISASSQPVLSADISVKKIFDDEIISVSKKPLEREVTSLIVSKSKIDVYKILEKNNPLFSHLPYTAVESTQDALSNININKNSATFISARFLKYFEKDYNYHYTGVKNGFYALYKSNNFHTDEILKLIEMIKSSTK, from the coding sequence ATGAATACACATCAACTTGAAATTTTTTATCATGTAGCAAAATTTCAGTCAATATCAAGGGCAGCAGAGGCACTTTATATGAGTCAGCCAGCTGTCAGTAGCCAAATCAAAAAACTTGAGTCTGCTTATGGTGTTCACCTAATCGAAAAAAATGGTCAGGGAATCCAGCTGACAGCTCTTGGAATTCAGCTTTATGAAATTATTCGCTCCTTTTTTGAGAACGCTATTGTTTCCGCAGAATCACTCTTAAAAAATTCTTCTGTTCTCCGGATTTCAGGAAATTTTTTAATGACAAATTTTGTAATTCCTCAAATTTTCGATCATGAAACTAATCAGGCTAACTTAATTATCAAAAGCACTTCTTCTTTTAATGCGCTGACAGAATTGAAAAATGGTTACTGTGATTTGGCACTTATTAGTGCTTCTAGTCAGCCCGTTCTGTCAGCAGATATTTCGGTCAAAAAAATTTTTGATGATGAAATTATTTCTGTCAGTAAAAAACCACTAGAAAGAGAAGTCACTTCTCTTATTGTCAGTAAAAGTAAAATTGATGTTTACAAAATATTGGAAAAAAATAATCCATTATTTTCACACTTACCTTATACTGCAGTTGAGTCGACTCAAGATGCCCTCTCAAATATTAATATTAATAAAAATAGTGCAACTTTCATTTCTGCTCGTTTTCTAAAATATTTTGAAAAAGATTATAACTATCACTATACTGGAGTTAAAAATGGTTTTTATGCCCTCTATAAATCAAACAATTTTCATACTGATGAAATTTTAAAGCTTATCGAAATGATAAAGTCTTCTACTAAATAA
- a CDS encoding alpha/beta hydrolase, which translates to MKTFNYGKDELQALDLYQPKEWNGKTLVLIHGGGWWQGDKGKEKEVATGLAIEGYQVAALNYRLATQAKNLFPTQDEDVEAAYTWLLKNIPDFKADNIAFIGGSTGGHLAAYLGLTKGRPFVSLSGLLDLKGFYENHKETIPKQLIIAPDLPSKKIDQAGANDSYYKWIIENLLASINDDSLEKASIFSKVTKKSGPGLLCNSMNELVPTYEHQKLAELLRQEQIPVETCLLNGSRHGETYIDDIWPNLLNFLKRYI; encoded by the coding sequence ATGAAAACTTTTAATTATGGTAAAGATGAATTACAAGCGCTTGACCTCTATCAGCCAAAAGAATGGAACGGAAAAACTTTAGTATTGATTCATGGAGGCGGTTGGTGGCAAGGAGACAAAGGCAAAGAAAAAGAAGTTGCCACAGGATTAGCTATCGAAGGTTATCAGGTTGCAGCTCTGAATTATCGTTTGGCCACACAAGCTAAAAATCTTTTTCCAACCCAAGATGAGGATGTTGAAGCTGCCTACACTTGGCTTCTTAAAAATATCCCAGATTTCAAGGCTGATAACATCGCTTTTATTGGTGGCTCAACAGGTGGACATTTAGCTGCTTATTTGGGACTGACAAAAGGTCGCCCCTTTGTCAGTCTGTCAGGACTTTTAGATTTAAAGGGGTTTTATGAAAATCATAAGGAAACGATTCCTAAACAATTAATCATTGCTCCAGACTTACCCAGTAAGAAGATTGACCAAGCGGGAGCCAATGATTCTTACTATAAGTGGATTATCGAAAACTTACTGGCGTCAATAAATGATGATAGTTTAGAAAAGGCCTCTATTTTTTCTAAAGTAACTAAAAAGAGTGGACCGGGCTTGCTTTGCAACTCAATGAATGAGCTTGTTCCTACTTATGAACATCAAAAATTAGCAGAACTATTGCGACAAGAGCAAATTCCAGTAGAAACTTGTCTACTTAACGGTTCAAGACATGGGGAGACTTATATTGATGACATTTGGCCTAATCTTTTAAACTTTTTGAAACGTTATATCTAA
- a CDS encoding DUF4649 domain-containing protein — translation MKITFKTLDGRTLNKEFIDANDFIRQQNLEIPAIDDYAKVVEVLIDEKPYDFTGNIADLYFKLNK, via the coding sequence ATGAAAATTACATTTAAAACTTTGGATGGTCGCACATTGAACAAAGAATTTATTGATGCTAATGACTTTATTCGTCAACAAAACCTTGAAATTCCAGCAATTGATGATTATGCAAAAGTAGTTGAAGTTCTTATCGATGAAAAACCTTATGATTTTACAGGTAATATTGCTGATTTGTACTTCAAATTAAACAAATAA
- a CDS encoding oxidoreductase: protein MAIILITGASSGIGYQTAELLAQNGHKVYGAARRMDKLEKLKSVGVEPIYLDITNEESCRKLVDTIIDNEGQIDILINNAGYGSYGAIEDVPLEEAKRQFEVNLFGLAALTKLVLPHMRHQKAGRIINISSMGGRFTTYFGAWYHATKYALEAFSDALRMEVKPFGIDVSLIEPGGIKTNWGLIAADHLAESAKGGTYEEAALKTATGMRKQYSGNMMSDPKIISKTISKAVSSKRMRARYLIGFGAKPLVFLHTILPTRIFDWLIMRAS, encoded by the coding sequence ATGGCAATTATATTAATCACAGGAGCAAGTAGTGGGATTGGCTATCAAACAGCAGAGCTTTTAGCTCAGAATGGACATAAGGTTTATGGTGCGGCACGAAGAATGGACAAACTTGAGAAATTAAAAAGCGTAGGGGTCGAGCCAATTTATCTAGATATTACAAATGAAGAATCTTGTCGTAAATTGGTAGATACAATAATTGACAACGAAGGACAAATTGATATACTAATTAATAATGCGGGTTATGGTTCTTATGGGGCAATCGAAGATGTTCCGCTTGAAGAGGCCAAACGTCAATTTGAGGTAAATTTATTTGGACTAGCTGCTCTAACTAAACTAGTCTTACCTCACATGCGTCACCAAAAAGCTGGCCGGATTATTAATATTTCTTCAATGGGCGGTAGATTCACAACCTATTTTGGTGCTTGGTATCATGCAACGAAATATGCCCTAGAAGCTTTTAGCGATGCCCTCCGGATGGAAGTTAAACCCTTTGGCATTGATGTTTCTTTAATTGAACCAGGAGGAATTAAAACCAATTGGGGATTAATCGCAGCCGATCATTTAGCGGAGTCTGCCAAAGGAGGAACTTACGAAGAAGCCGCCTTAAAAACAGCTACCGGTATGAGAAAACAGTATTCTGGGAACATGATGTCTGACCCTAAAATAATTTCAAAAACGATTTCAAAGGCAGTCAGCTCAAAAAGGATGAGAGCTCGTTATTTAATCGGTTTTGGAGCAAAGCCCCTTGTCTTTCTTCATACCATTCTGCCAACAAGAATTTTTGATTGGCTAATCATGCGGGCCAGTTAA
- a CDS encoding helix-turn-helix domain-containing protein gives MKISIDQQFQNFLELHHLDLNLLLEEAQIPNLLWKEEIVLTNQQFYKFQEVLSKKLTDEQLLLISDVQNFGLFMPIFFVALSSANGLQAIKRLAKYKNVIAPVEIKVSIQEKHVQVELNDISEIQNLSRFSLFNEQLIILSILRTGTGQNIIPEKVISPYPFSSSILEVFGISPELSKNDNLLSFNLQDLELPFLTRNNSMWRMIEPELNRQLEEIKTPSDFINSLHKEVQLLIPSGDCSIQNVARKLGISSRTLQRNLAQAGTTFKVELQSVQKKMALHFSKDLNLTTDEISYLLGYSEVSSFTRAFRKWTGMTLNQYRKKLI, from the coding sequence ATGAAAATAAGTATTGACCAACAGTTTCAAAACTTTCTCGAATTACATCATTTAGATTTGAACCTTCTTTTAGAAGAAGCCCAAATTCCAAATTTGCTTTGGAAAGAGGAAATTGTTTTAACGAATCAACAATTTTATAAATTTCAAGAGGTCCTATCAAAAAAATTGACTGATGAACAACTTCTTTTGATAAGTGATGTCCAAAATTTTGGATTATTTATGCCCATCTTTTTCGTCGCTCTTTCTTCTGCAAATGGCTTACAAGCTATAAAACGTTTGGCAAAATATAAAAATGTCATTGCTCCAGTTGAAATTAAAGTCAGTATTCAAGAAAAACATGTTCAAGTTGAATTAAATGATATTTCTGAAATACAAAATCTTTCACGTTTTTCTTTATTTAATGAGCAACTTATTATTTTAAGTATTCTAAGAACTGGAACAGGCCAAAATATTATTCCTGAAAAAGTAATCAGTCCTTATCCATTCAGTTCTTCAATTTTGGAAGTTTTTGGGATTTCTCCTGAGCTTTCAAAAAATGATAATCTTTTGAGTTTTAATCTCCAAGATTTAGAACTACCTTTTTTGACCAGAAATAATAGTATGTGGCGGATGATAGAACCCGAACTGAATCGTCAGCTGGAAGAAATCAAAACTCCTTCTGACTTCATCAATAGCCTTCATAAAGAAGTCCAACTCTTGATTCCTTCTGGAGACTGTTCCATTCAAAATGTAGCAAGAAAACTAGGAATTAGTAGCAGAACCCTTCAAAGAAATCTTGCACAAGCTGGTACTACTTTTAAAGTCGAGTTACAATCCGTTCAGAAAAAAATGGCTCTCCATTTTTCAAAGGATTTAAATCTCACAACTGATGAAATTTCTTATCTCTTAGGATATTCTGAGGTCAGTTCTTTCACTCGAGCTTTTCGTAAATGGACGGGAATGACTCTGAATCAATATCGGAAAAAACTGATTTAA
- a CDS encoding ClbS/DfsB family four-helix bundle protein: MARAQSKEELITFSEESWQKLCSLINSLNEETKNTNFTFKVEDKKEKHWARDKNLRDVMVHLYEWHQLLINFVKKNKRGEKTPFLPSPYNWKNYGEMNDNFQINGQKKSLSEITLQLSESHMELITLIENFSNKELFTKKYFDWTGSTSLGQYFQSSMSSHYEWAYKKIKLHKKTSEL; encoded by the coding sequence ATGGCAAGAGCCCAATCCAAAGAGGAATTAATTACTTTTTCTGAAGAAAGTTGGCAGAAATTATGTTCACTAATCAATTCATTAAACGAAGAAACAAAAAATACCAATTTTACCTTTAAAGTTGAAGATAAAAAAGAAAAGCATTGGGCAAGAGATAAAAATCTAAGAGACGTCATGGTTCATCTCTATGAGTGGCATCAGTTATTAATCAACTTTGTCAAAAAAAATAAAAGAGGAGAGAAAACGCCCTTTCTGCCCTCTCCTTATAATTGGAAAAATTATGGTGAAATGAATGATAATTTTCAAATAAATGGGCAAAAAAAATCATTATCTGAGATAACACTACAACTTTCTGAAAGCCATATGGAGCTAATCACCCTCATTGAAAATTTTTCAAACAAAGAATTGTTCACAAAAAAATATTTTGATTGGACAGGTTCAACTAGTCTGGGTCAATATTTTCAGTCTTCTATGTCATCGCACTACGAGTGGGCTTATAAAAAAATTAAATTACACAAAAAAACCTCAGAACTATGA